The genomic segment TCAAGCGGATCACGACGATCACGGTGGCTTGGCCAAATACATCTACGTGTTTCTGATGCTGTGCCTGTTGACCACGGCCAGTTTCTGGACCTTCTCGGATTGGCCCATTCGCTGGCCGTTCCATCACCTGCCGGCGGTGGGCTGGTCGTTCATGATGGCCGTGTCTTGCGCCAAGGCGATGTTGGTGATCTTGTTCTTCATGCACGTGAAGTACGAAGCAAGTTGGAAATACGTGCTGACCGTGCCGCCGGGCATCATGGCGGTGTTTCTCGTACTGGCGCTAATTCCGGACATCGGCCTGCGGAACTTCAAGACCTTGGGGGGCAAAGACGTGGCCAGTGAACGGCTGATGCGGATGGCCGAGCCGCAGGACCAGTTCCGCCCCAACACCCCGACCACTCTCGAAGCCGAAGAAGAAGCGGCGGCCGCACATCACGAATAGGCTGGGTAGCCGCAAGCCCATTGGGTACTTGCCCCGGTTTGTGCAATAGCAGCGACGTGGCTGCAAGTTACGCGAGTTGCGTTGGAGGCCGGCGGCTAGCGCGCGTGGGGGCCGATGGCGTACAAGTGCGTTTCACCGCGCAGATAGAGCATTCCCTGGCTAGCGGCGGCGGAAGCGAAGACGTTTTCGCCTAGCTGGTTCTCGGCCACCAGGTCCAACTGGGGTCCTGGGCGGATGATTTTGGTCACGCCGTCGTCCGATGTGAAGTAGACCAAACCTTCGGCGGCAATTGGCGAACTGGAGTAGCGCGTGCCGATGCGCTCCATCCAGGCGCGCTTGCCGGTATCGACCTCAAAGCAGCTTGCCACACCGTTGTCGGCGGTCAGTAGAAAGTAGTCGCCCACCGCGATCGGCGAAGGCACGTACGACGCGCCGCGCGACTCGCGCCATACGATGTGGCTATCGGTGACGTTCCCCTCGCCGTCCGGCCGAATGGCCAGCATGTGCTTATCGGGAAAACCGCAGGTCATAAACAGCAAACCGTGCGCGTCGACGATCGAAGCCACGAACTGCTCGGTGGGCCCGTC from the Pirellulales bacterium genome contains:
- a CDS encoding cytochrome C oxidase subunit IV family protein yields the protein MNQHGAHGHQADHDDHGGLAKYIYVFLMLCLLTTASFWTFSDWPIRWPFHHLPAVGWSFMMAVSCAKAMLVILFFMHVKYEASWKYVLTVPPGIMAVFLVLALIPDIGLRNFKTLGGKDVASERLMRMAEPQDQFRPNTPTTLEAEEEAAAAHHE